From the Desulforamulus hydrothermalis Lam5 = DSM 18033 genome, one window contains:
- the glpA gene encoding anaerobic glycerol-3-phosphate dehydrogenase subunit GlpA, with translation MATEHVRVVVIGGGATGTGILRDLAQRGIPALLVEQGDLAHGTSSRFHGLLHSGARYAVKDQEAARECIEENMILRRIAPNCVEETGGLFVQLPEDDPQYTERWIAACAQAGIDCQEVDVKELVRQNPVLSREICRAFRVPDCAVDGFRILWSNVHAARRDGARVLTYHRVTAIHQKNGRVTGVTLVNQLNGQTTNVECEMVINAAGPWGGEVAAMAGLTVPVIKDKGTLVAYNHRLTNMVVNRLRPPGDGDIFVPHGTITILGTTSATVDDPGCTKPGYQEVLELIKIGQEMMPELADYRLIRAFAGVRPLYQENGAAGGRSVTRNFALLDHRQRDGLTGMVSIVGGKFTTFRLMAEKTVDLVAGQLGVQAPCRTAREPLTAPVPPELLERGKKVFGVPGAKKAADRLGDNFARLVEAVEKQPDKGKILCECEVVSLAEIELAAHSGDSFTLGDIRRKTRMGMGTCQGTFCGYRALGVLSAYPRFAGDHREYLNKFLQKRWRGMRPVLWGQQLREAQLSTGIYCTLLAMERMR, from the coding sequence ATGGCGACAGAACATGTGCGGGTCGTAGTAATTGGCGGCGGTGCCACCGGTACAGGTATCCTGCGGGACTTAGCCCAGAGGGGGATACCGGCGCTGCTGGTGGAACAGGGGGATTTAGCCCACGGTACCAGTTCCCGCTTTCACGGGTTGTTGCACAGCGGTGCCCGTTATGCCGTTAAGGATCAAGAGGCGGCCAGGGAATGTATCGAAGAAAATATGATTTTGCGCCGTATTGCGCCAAATTGTGTAGAAGAAACAGGTGGTTTGTTTGTCCAGCTGCCGGAGGATGACCCGCAGTACACAGAACGGTGGATTGCCGCCTGCGCGCAGGCGGGTATTGACTGCCAGGAAGTGGACGTAAAGGAACTGGTCAGGCAAAATCCGGTTTTATCCCGGGAAATTTGCAGGGCTTTTCGTGTGCCGGACTGTGCAGTGGACGGTTTTCGCATTCTCTGGAGCAATGTTCATGCCGCCCGGCGGGATGGTGCCAGGGTTTTAACCTATCACCGGGTAACGGCTATTCATCAAAAAAACGGCAGGGTTACCGGGGTAACCCTGGTTAACCAACTTAACGGTCAAACCACAAATGTTGAATGCGAAATGGTAATTAACGCTGCGGGTCCCTGGGGCGGCGAGGTTGCCGCCATGGCCGGCCTGACGGTACCGGTTATTAAGGATAAGGGTACCCTGGTGGCCTACAATCATCGACTGACCAATATGGTGGTAAACCGCCTGCGGCCGCCGGGGGACGGGGATATTTTTGTACCCCATGGCACCATTACGATCCTGGGGACCACTTCCGCCACGGTAGATGATCCCGGTTGCACAAAACCGGGTTACCAGGAAGTGCTGGAGCTTATTAAAATTGGCCAGGAAATGATGCCGGAATTGGCTGACTACCGGTTGATCAGGGCCTTTGCCGGCGTCAGGCCGCTGTACCAGGAAAACGGTGCTGCCGGCGGCCGGTCGGTAACTCGCAACTTTGCCCTGCTGGATCACCGGCAGCGGGACGGCTTAACCGGTATGGTCAGCATTGTGGGCGGCAAATTTACCACCTTCCGCCTGATGGCGGAAAAAACCGTTGATCTGGTGGCCGGCCAGCTGGGCGTTCAGGCTCCCTGCCGGACAGCCCGGGAACCCCTGACCGCGCCGGTGCCGCCGGAATTGCTGGAACGGGGCAAAAAAGTTTTTGGTGTTCCGGGGGCGAAAAAAGCAGCTGACAGATTGGGAGATAATTTTGCCCGGCTGGTGGAAGCGGTGGAAAAACAGCCTGATAAAGGCAAAATTCTTTGCGAGTGCGAAGTGGTCAGCCTGGCAGAAATTGAACTGGCGGCCCACAGCGGTGACAGCTTTACCCTGGGCGACATCCGCCGCAAGACCCGCATGGGCATGGGCACCTGCCAGGGCACCTTTTGCGGTTACCGGGCCCTGGGTGTATTAAGTGCTTATCCCCGGTTTGCCGGCGATCACCGGGAATACTTAAATAAGTTTCTGCAAAAACGCTGGCGAGGCATGCGGCCGGTGCTATGGGGCCAGCAACTGCGGGAAGCCCAGCTTTCCACCGGCATTTATTGCACATTATTGGCAATGGAGAGAATGAGGTAA
- the glpK gene encoding glycerol kinase GlpK — protein sequence MEKKYVLALDQGTTSCRAILFDRDSNIKGVAQKEFTQIYPKAGWVEHDAEEIWSTQYGVIAEVIAKTGINPAEIAAIGITNQRETTVVWDKTTGKPVYNAIVWQCRRTAGICDELKAKGLEPVFRSKTGLVVDAYFSGTKVKWILDNVAGARQKAEQGQLLFGTMDTWLIWNLTGGKVHVTDYSNASRTLMYNIRELRWDEELLRELGVPAGMLPEVRPSSEVYGETDPKNFLGHAVPIAGVAGDQQAALFGQACYQPGVAKNTYGTGCFMLMNTGDQLYDSQNGLLTTIAWGLDGKVEYALEGSIFIAGAAIQWLRDGLKILEAAPDSEYFASKVPDTDGVYLVPAFAGLGAPYWDMRARGAIVGLTRGTTKEHIIRAALDSLAYQTKDVLGAMEADSNIKLQALKVDGGAVANNLLMQFQADILGVPVERPKVIETTAMGAAYLAGLAVGFWQSKEELADRWQLDRRFECRMDEVARNKLYNGWQRAVKRSMDWAVED from the coding sequence ATGGAAAAGAAATATGTCTTAGCCCTGGACCAGGGAACCACCAGCTGCCGTGCCATTTTGTTCGACCGTGACAGCAATATTAAAGGGGTGGCCCAGAAGGAATTTACACAAATTTATCCGAAAGCCGGCTGGGTGGAACATGATGCAGAAGAAATTTGGAGCACCCAGTACGGTGTGATTGCCGAAGTTATTGCCAAAACCGGTATTAACCCGGCGGAAATTGCCGCCATCGGCATTACCAACCAGCGGGAAACCACGGTGGTTTGGGATAAAACCACCGGCAAACCGGTGTATAACGCCATCGTCTGGCAGTGCCGCCGCACCGCCGGTATCTGCGACGAGTTGAAGGCTAAAGGGTTGGAACCGGTTTTCCGCAGCAAAACCGGCCTGGTGGTAGATGCTTACTTCTCCGGCACCAAAGTTAAGTGGATTTTAGACAACGTGGCAGGTGCCCGGCAAAAGGCCGAACAAGGGCAACTGCTCTTTGGCACCATGGATACCTGGTTGATCTGGAATCTGACCGGGGGCAAGGTGCATGTAACCGATTATTCCAACGCTTCCCGTACCCTGATGTATAATATTAGGGAACTGCGCTGGGATGAAGAACTGCTGCGGGAACTGGGCGTACCGGCCGGCATGTTGCCGGAAGTGCGGCCTTCCAGTGAGGTGTACGGCGAAACCGATCCGAAAAACTTCCTGGGTCATGCGGTGCCCATTGCCGGGGTGGCCGGGGACCAACAGGCAGCGCTGTTTGGCCAGGCTTGCTATCAACCGGGCGTGGCTAAAAACACCTACGGTACCGGTTGCTTTATGCTCATGAATACCGGCGACCAACTGTATGATTCCCAAAACGGCCTGTTGACCACCATCGCCTGGGGCCTGGACGGCAAGGTGGAATATGCCCTGGAGGGCAGTATCTTCATTGCCGGGGCAGCTATCCAATGGCTGCGGGATGGCTTGAAGATACTGGAAGCAGCGCCGGACTCCGAATACTTTGCCAGCAAAGTGCCTGATACCGACGGCGTTTACCTGGTGCCGGCCTTTGCCGGGCTGGGCGCACCTTACTGGGATATGCGGGCCAGAGGTGCCATTGTGGGCCTGACCCGGGGCACCACCAAAGAGCATATTATTCGGGCGGCCCTGGATTCCCTGGCTTACCAAACCAAAGATGTGCTGGGGGCCATGGAGGCGGATTCCAATATTAAGCTGCAGGCCCTGAAAGTAGACGGCGGTGCGGTAGCCAACAACCTGCTCATGCAGTTCCAGGCTGATATTCTTGGTGTGCCGGTGGAACGGCCAAAAGTAATTGAAACCACCGCCATGGGTGCGGCCTACCTGGCCGGGTTGGCAGTGGGCTTCTGGCAAAGCAAGGAAGAGCTGGCCGACCGCTGGCAGCTGGATCGCCGCTTTGAGTGCCGGATGGATGAGGTTGCCAGAAATAAACTTTACAACGGTTGGCAGCGGGCGGTTAAACGCAGTATGGATTGGGCTGTTGAAGACTAA